In Rutidosis leptorrhynchoides isolate AG116_Rl617_1_P2 chromosome 2, CSIRO_AGI_Rlap_v1, whole genome shotgun sequence, one genomic interval encodes:
- the LOC139888606 gene encoding uncharacterized protein yields the protein MDRDNENYEEALALAKEEYEAEGEVVPIPRAPTRHFPRDREVKARQLFNDYFSDTPTFSLDRFQRRFHMSKSFFIRICRGIINFIQEPIPDYSTYCKQRRDATGLYGFNVFQKCMSAIKQLAYGVAPDTFDEYLHMGESTSYLYLKNFCKSVLHLYSAEYMRRPNAHDVQRLISKHDEIHGFLGMLGSIDCMHWGWKNCPVDWKGQFTRGDHDYPTIMLEAVASYDTWIWHSFFGRLRLLFGGWDLSGMDNSRAFCGLEEDYPPTRRP from the exons ATGGATCGAGATAACGAAAATTATGAAGAGGCGTTAGCACTTGCAA AAGAAGAATATGAAGCCGAAGGTGAAGTTGTACCGATACCTAGAGCTCCTACAAGACACTTTCCTAGAGACCGAGAAGTAAAAGCTAGACAACTATTCAACGATTATTTTTCCGACACCCCTACTTTCTCGCTCGATAGGTTCCAGCGACGCTTTCATATGAGTAAGTCTTTCTTCATCCGTATATGTCGAGGTATAATTAATTTTATTCAAGAACCTATACCCGATTATAGTACTTATTGTAAACAAAGACGAGATGCAACCGGTTTATACGGTTTTAACGTTTTTCAAAAATGTATGTCCGCTATAAAACAGTTAGCGTACGGTGTTGCACCCGATACTTTTGATGAATACTTACACATGGGTGAATCAACTTCTTATTTATATTTGAAAAACTTTTGCAAGAGTGTTTTACACTTATATTCGGCCGAGTACATGAGAAGGCCAAATGCACATGATGTGCAACGTTTAATTTCTAAACATGACGAAATACATGGTTTTCTGGGTATGTTGGGCAGcatcgattgtatgcattggggTTGGAAAAATTGTCCAGTTGATTGGAAAGGGCAATTTACACGAGGTGATCATGATTACCCAACAATTATGTTAGAGGCAGTTGCCTCGTATGATACATGGATTTGGCATTCTTTTTTTGGCCGGCTG AGGTTATTATTTGGCGGATGGGATTTATCCGGAATGGACAACTCTCGTGCATTTTGTGGTCTCGAAGAAGATTATCCGCCAACGCGTCGTCCTTGA